attcttGAAAGTTGTCAATCCTTAATGGATATATTTCGATCGAACCATCTGTACGAAAACTTTAATAAGACAAAGATCCTGTTTGGATGCTTAGTCCAAGgatagaaatcataaaaaaaattttgtgcatCGTCGACAGTgcaaaaaatccatcatgaaaTATACTGTCTTATCCGATTGATCTacatagtcatcatttttcaatatacatttaatattcataatttttttaatttaaaaattttgaatgatgaaaatatttttattttttaaaaaaaattacgacATCCTAcgacatattatgacatcctacgttatattatgacatcttatgtaaaaaaattataatattctagggCATATTATGGTATTCTGTGATATATTATGTCTTTGCAtgtatagaaagtcataatttaacataggatgtcataatatgaaagagatatttttatccgatcatttttcaatacatatttaatgtctgtagttttaatttttcgtttgaaaattttgaatgatgaaaatatttttattttttaaaaaaatttatgacgctctatgcatattatcaaatcttctattatattataattttttgtgaacaaaaattataattttttgaatacagaatatcataatatagacatagaatatcataatttttttaaaaaataaaaatatttttattatttaaaattttaaataaaaaaataaaattataattattaaatatatattaaaaaataataattatgtagATCAATGAAATAGGATGGTACATTCTATGTTGGTTTTCTGCCCCTATCTGCGGTACATAAAGAATTTTCCTAGGAATCTTTATAGCTGTAAGGGCTTGAATGCAGTACCATGTTACTGAATGATGGCGATTTAGGCAGGTATAAACCTTGTtgtatctttctctctctcacactATCCTCGAAAGTCAAAAAAAAAGGAACAGGAACCAGGGATGGTGAGAGAACATGATTGCTATGAGGTCTTGAATGCAGTACCACGTTATGTAATGATGGCGATTTAGGCAGGTATAAATCTTCTTGTCTCTGTTTCACACTAGCTTCAAAGTCAAAAAAGAGGAATCGGAAATAGTGCCGTTGAGCAAACATAATAGCTATAAGGTCTTGAATACGGTTCCATGTTATGCAATGATGGCGATTTAGAAGTGAgtaaaaacaaaaaaattatatatatcttgGCCCATGCAGGTCTCGAACCTGCGACCTTCGCGTTATTAGCACGACGCTCTAACCAACTGAGCTAATAGGCCATTAGCGAACATGGTCCGCTAGATCGGAATATCACTTATTATTATCTTGAGACATAGCATTCAACCTTTCCTAATATTTCTCTTGAATTAGGTTGAATTTATCAACTTCTGAGACTCCTGCTGCATCCATTGTGGCTTTGAATTCTATCCTTCAAGTGTCCATTTGTAGCTAATCACCTCAGTGAGGGCAACAGGGATGACGCATATTCATGTGTTAAATTTGGAGTCCATTCTTACacatatgataaaaaatcaaaGCAAGCACACATAAAATAGCTACAAAGGATCCTGTTCATTTTCTGCGTACGAATCAAGGAAGAATTTTGTGATGACAAAACTGAAAAGGCTATGTCATATTTTCTCTATATTTGTTTGTGATGAATAGTATCTATTCTTAAAGTTCAGTTGAATCATGCTTGCAATAAACTGTGAATGTGACATCAAACATCCACCTCTGAAGCGTAAAGATCTTAAACATTTTACTGCATAAAGTTCAGTAGACTTTCATTTCATCTTGTTGCATTTTAGACTTGGTTTCATGACTTCTAAAGCAGTCATTTAGTTACCTTGTCACTTTTGGAGGTTGAACAGAAGGACCATCAGAGACAATATATCCAAATGGTGGCCATTTGCAGCCCCTTTTGATCACAAAGCTTCCCAGATTTGGTTGTGGGTAGTCCTACAATTTTCACTTTGAGCTTGAAACCTGCAATTTCATAACTCATAAATATTTGACACTGGTCATATTGCCATTGCAGCTTTAGCCCATTGCCACTTTTTTTACTAGCATAGAATTGCTAGTGAATTAGAGTTAATTAGAGATGAAGATTTGCTGATCTATACAATCTGAGAAGCTTTCTTTCATACCCTGCAATGTGGTCCAGCTTAACTAGCAAAACTATTGGTTTTTATCTTAATTCACTTATCCATCGTTCTAGTTTGtcctgtttcttatttttcttttgtataaGATCCGTCTTATGATTCCTCTATGAAGCAAAGTGTATAATTAAATAGAAAAGCAATGAATATGGTATGATATCATAACACTGATGTAATCATTCGAGGATCATCATCATTGCTGATCATcatcctaataattttttatttagcaTTTCCGATGAAATCATATATGTGAAACATCAGATAGGATAAAGTTACATCCTATAGATTCCTTGAAAAGCATTTTAAAAAGTCGGATCAAATAATTTCATCTGAGACTGTTAGTTCATTCTTGACAACTAGCGAAACAGTATCTAGAGCTTTCTTGTAGGATTATTAAGTCAGTCTTGCTCCCAAGGGGGCTTTGAGAAATATTTTAGGTGTGAAGTAACTGTTGATAAAAATCAACTAGTGCTTTGAGATCATtgtgaaacttttcatgttttcttgtACACCTAGCAGGCATTAATAGATCTCTGCATTCCCCTGTGAGTTCTGTGCATGATAGTAAATGGTGCCCGATCTCTGTGGATGAGGAACTTGTAGGTTCCAATTGCTTATGAGTTGCCTGCATCTTGGCATGCTTTCAAAAGATATGCTGGCGATATTAACTGTCTCAAGCTTCCAATTGCGAGAAACATGCGCATGAAGACTTTGAGACCTCACAATGAGGTGTGGGGGGCACCAATCCTGCTACTGCAGATGATGATTGTGTGACCTTGGCATAGATGACATTATATCCATGGTATCACAATTTGTTGCATCAAAGTATGTTGCTCACATAATGGATGCTGAAAAAGGGAAGTCTTGCCGACATCATCTGAAGCATAAATTTTTGCATGAGGCATTGTTTATGTAAAGAAAGATCTGAATTCTGAAGCATGGATACCTGGTTTGGTAAGTGTAGGAATTGCTCATGTACATCACTGTTAGTTGTTGGTGGctttgtacacacacacacacacaaaaagaaaagaaaagaaaagcaagaccattcaaattttattgatgTTCTTTCATAATATATTCTCTACTCAGTTTAAAAAATGATTAGTGAATTTTcaacaattttctttttttttcttttcagttttttaaaatcattatgtaTGTTGTTGATTTCTACCTACTTATTAGGATTTGTTCAATTGCTAACGATCTAGGTCGCTTCTATTTAAACAGGACTAAGAATTTTCAGTCTTACCACATCGATCTTAAATTCTGAATTTTGGACTGCCACTGGAGGGGCTTACAAACAAGGCTGCTAAAGGAGTGAGTTTGCACCTTTTGAACTGGTCCCTTTGAGGCCCACCCCAAAATTGTGTGCATATGACCATCTGATCCCTTCAAAATACCTGCTTGCTGGTTAGTACTGATCCCTTATGTTGATAATGTTATTCCAGCTTTTCATCCAAAATGTAATGTTATTCCAGATGAGTCAATACGTCTTCTTGCATATGAGTGAACTAGGGAAGAATTTTCTCAATTTCCTAACGTCATCTTTGTTTACATTTTGGAGATCTCTTGTAATCtgatactaaaataaaatgattaTTGAATAAACAAAATGGACAGTTTTCAAATGGCAGAGGGAAGCAAACCAGTTCAGAGGATAAGTTTTTTATGTTAACAATGCTTCCATTACAAGCCATCATATGATTAATGTGTGTTTTctaagattgcaaagcatcatcaGCTTTTCATAGTTTGTCTTCGTGCTGAAAGTCTTTTTGGTAGGAGGTATGACAGATTGCTTCTGTAAGAACATATTTTTTTGTCATCTCAGCTCTACTCTCATTATGCATTGGGTTCTTTCCTGTTGATTCTTCCTGCATGCTTCGATGAGTTCTAGCTTAGTTAATGAGTTAAAACGATCCCACAGACAAGTTGGCTATGAAAAAGATATGTGCACTATGCACTTCCTAATTTTTCTatcatatattatactatattatggaTAACAGAGCAAGCAAGACTTGAAATCAACTGGAACATGATCCAATTGAAAATAACTGTCTAATTACATCCAACAACAATGATAATGACGACAATGGAAAAAAGCAAGGAGCACACAAAAATTATTGCAAGataaatcaagaaagaaaaatgatcttTAGTTGTAAGTTCTAAGAATTCTTGTACCATGCTGTTCTGGTAATTAGTCATGCATCTTTAGAGTAACAACCCGACACACGATGCAACCTCAAATTAGCCCACAATTGACTGCTCTTCTTAAAGTTTTTAAAATGCCTTGCTAGGTAGCAGGAACCTCTTTCAGGCCATGCGATTTAAGTTGTCCGACCATTCTGCTGATTGGATTATGAAGCACCACCTTCAAGACTTGTAATAGAATAGTTCCTTATTATGTttcaggaagaagagagggagcaaCAGAAGAGAATCAATCAAAAGCAATGATTTCTACGTATCATGTGGACAATGGCTTCAGTATCTTTCAAATCAATTATACACATTCTTTTTGAACTCAATAATGGACACCCTTCATGGAAACAAATCCTGTACGGTGTTTGTCTAGCAACCCATCTATACATTGACAAACATGCAACAACTATAACTCACGCAACTGTCACCCACACGGACACATAACTATGCATTGCTCTTTTTCTTAAGAAATCTTTTCAGAAACCTTTCCATGCAGCAAGAATCTCTTGAAAGATTTCAGCTATGAGTTCTCTGTCTGCACTCTGGAGAAACACGTTGAAATCATCACGGATCTCATAAATCTTTCCGAAGTTCACTAAGTACCTCATGCAACTACTCTTCAGCTTTGGCAAACGATAGAGGTAGGCAGTCTGGAGTCTTTCGAGCGCATTCTTAGCATCGATGTCTTCTGTGAGGCTCTCATGACAGGCCTCCTTGAGGTCAGAAATGTCATACTTATCTGCAGCACGAAGGAGAGCAATGCGGTGCTTGAGGAACTCATCAGCCTGAAAATTGCCATAGATGTAGTTGAGGAAGGCCTGGCATGCCTCAAAGGACATGTCAGAGATGTTCACAGTAGAAAGCTCTTTCTCCTTGAGGTTGTGGGAGAACATGCTGCGGAAGACAGGGGATCTTGTTGCAAGAATGGCACGATGCGCACCGATGCTGCCATCAGTGGCATTGATCGTGATGTCTGTGTGGATGCCCTCTGATAACATTTGGCCAAGGGATGTGAGGGCAGTAGCAATTGAGTGTTTCTCGATGTGGTATCCGGTCCAGATGGATAAAGGTTCTCCACCCTGTGTTTCGGAACAAGGATCAGATTTGATGACTATAATTAACATTTAGCTTCcatggagggggagagagagagagagagagagggagagaggcatAGAAGTCATGGCTTTTTAGTGAGGTAATGAGGTACGGTTTTGAATGATGACTAAATCACTCCAACAAAAGAGTGGAATGTAGAATTACTGGACTTATAGGGCCCAAATATTGTGTTATGCCTCCAAAAGAGCATCCTAGCCTGGATCAATGGGTGCCAGGAGGGTTTACTAAATGGTGAAGTGGGATTCTTGAGGTCATAAGGATTGACCAGTCCCTATGTCCATTTCAACTGTCATTAAAGACTTGGACTCATGCCCCAATTTTACCACCAAAGCACAGGAATATCTGTCAAGATTTACAACCATTGAGAACACCTGGTCCTTAATCATGTTTGCAACAAGAAGGTTCTTTGGAGGGAAGAAATATTTAACGATGTTTTTAAAAGAAGCACAGAAGAAAAACATGAGCAGAATAGAAATTAATGCTACTAAAACAATTAGATAAAGATGGTAGAAGATTTATGGAGGAGTTGAGTTACTCCACTTTCtccaaaatctaaaataatcagatTAAGGATGTTGAGTTACTGCACTTTCTCCCATCAGCAACCATAACAGCACTGAAGTCATGCTACTGTTATCCTTTGAAATTAGGCAAATTGAATAGTCAAATCCCTAAATCCTGATCTTGACATCCTTTttcgcaaaaaataaaaaaaatcaaataatcagAAGGAAGGTACACCCAACTCTTTGGTCAAGAAAAAACTCGACACAGTTCTTCTATGTTAGGTGAATTGCTGACAGGTAGGTGTTGGTTGAATAACATCTCCTGACTCGGTAAGTACTGATGATTGGAAAATATCAAGATACTATTTATGTATCATCCACATATCATTATCTTCATTGTCTTTTTCCCAGACCTAATGTCTGTCCATATGTAAAGGCagatagactttttttttttttaagaaaaaaaaaatcataacaatATATTTTCTACTGCAATTAAACACAGCCTACATGTTACTCTACaacaaattttgatatgatctttCCCTTAAATCATGTTGTTCTTTAGAAATCTATCAGATATTCTATGCAAAAACTAGTGGGATGATAGAACATGGAAACATGGAGCAGTTAGGACCTTGATATTTGATTACATATATATGGAAAACTTTATAGATGGAGAGATTTGAGAAGTCTTCTTATGATGTTTAAAATGAGGGCTTAAATAAACAGGCATACAGCAAAACAAGATAACAATACTTATGATCCAAAAACCTATCTCCAAATAAACAACATAAAGATTGCACAAAAGATATGGAGATAGACTTGCTTACCAAAGGGGGTATAATCTTTAGATCGAGGAACTCAACATCAATAATGAATCTTCCAGTAAAGAGTGTATCAATTGCCCATACAAAGTCGTCGTTGTTCTTTAGCTGCTTGTCACATACTCCTGCACTTAAAAAATGACAGAAATTAGATATTTAGCATGTCAAACTCTGACCTATGACAATTCCTGTAAACATCCAAGAGAAAGCACTAGCAATCAAAGAGGATGGGAGCTCCATGCTATTCTGCTGCAGAGTAGCAAAAGATGAATGGTGGCTATTATTGATGCCCCGGTTTCTTCTAGGCTACATAAACGACTTGCTGAAATAGCTTTGCCAAAACTTACAAACAAATAGATGGATACTTTTCGATAAGAggaaagagaaaggaagagggggACCTGGGTGGACGAGGGTCCTGCGAttaggagaggaggaggagatgagTTTGATGATGAAGGAGGCGATTGGGGGCTGCTCCCTTGTTAGGGTCGACACTTCTGGGAATAGCTTCACGTATAGCTGCTTATTTCTCTCTACCGTCAGATACCTTTCCACAATTCCCCCCATCAAACAAACAACAAGTGAATGATTAATTCTTTTGATTGAATCATAATAATTAAGTTCTAATtccagaaaggaaaaaagaaatagaTGAAGATAAAACATAGGAAACATCCAAAATAGCAAGCTTTTTTTATTGTTTtgtaaagaaaaatatgagaaacGCGTCTGGTGCTTCCAAGATCAAATCTTTTGGATACTTTCCATGATACTTCCTAACGGGAAGAAAACAACCACAAGCAATTCTACGATTCCGAAGCTCTATAAGGTAGGAAGGAAAACCCAAAACAGGGACAGAAAGGAgctgttttttttttccaattattgatctaataattgaaaaaaaaaaaattcaacttggtTCTTCCAAAATCCGAACTTTCTTCACCACTTCTCCGAAAGACGAGAACTTGCTGGAAATCCAAACAAAAATCACTAAAAAAGTCGGAACTTTTCCTTGTTTTCGAGATGAAATCCGTCGGAATACGAAAGCAATTATCAGGGGAtgcgatgagagagagagagagaaggaaccaGTTCCAGAGGCCCATCTTGAAGGGATCGGATTTGCGGTAGGTGCAGGAGGAGAGGGTGTCGATCCTCCATTGAGCCAGGCGGGGCGTGGTCTCCACCCGGTACGCCGACTCGTTCATCCCCGCCGCCGACGATGACGCTGCTGCCGCGATCGCTGCCGTGACCTCATTGATGCAGTCGAAGATCCCCAGCAACTCCCCTGCCTTTCCCAGGTTTGCTCCTTCCTCTTCcactctctcctcctcctccccctctccTCATGTACTCACCAaaacaaaggaagaaaagaagaaaacaagGCGAGAACCACTGCTCCCCTCCTCGGATAACAATAATGGAACTCCACGAGGACCCTTGGGGGGTTGTTATAGAGGAATCCACCACGCCAAGCTTAAAgaattgcttcttcttttttattaagcgagagagagagagagagagagagagaggggggcgtGCTGCCTTTATTTGCTTTCACTCCACTTCCAAAACTTTATTCCACCCCTCCGGTGGAGCGCCGGAGAGGGAGAGTCCATCCGCGAGAAAGGAAGTTGTTGATGCATCAGTCACCGTCCATTTAGTAAAGATCAAATTCCCGACCGTCTGATCAGTCATTGTGGGTCTCACCTGTTGGATGGTAGAGCTCCCCccgacttttttttattttaaattaggaATAATCTCCGGCATTAATCTTGCTAGTTAAAATGATTACTTACGATTACTGAAATGTCCCTCTCCAACCCTTCATCGGTTTTTCAAACTTGCGAGG
The DNA window shown above is from Elaeis guineensis isolate ETL-2024a chromosome 8, EG11, whole genome shotgun sequence and carries:
- the LOC105049931 gene encoding BTB/POZ domain-containing protein At1g55760, which produces MNESAYRVETTPRLAQWRIDTLSSCTYRKSDPFKMGLWNWYLTVERNKQLYVKLFPEVSTLTREQPPIASFIIKLISSSSPNRRTLVHPGVCDKQLKNNDDFVWAIDTLFTGRFIIDVEFLDLKIIPPLGGEPLSIWTGYHIEKHSIATALTSLGQMLSEGIHTDITINATDGSIGAHRAILATRSPVFRSMFSHNLKEKELSTVNISDMSFEACQAFLNYIYGNFQADEFLKHRIALLRAADKYDISDLKEACHESLTEDIDAKNALERLQTAYLYRLPKLKSSCMRYLVNFGKIYEIRDDFNVFLQSADRELIAEIFQEILAAWKGF